The following are encoded in a window of Phaseolus vulgaris cultivar G19833 chromosome 3, P. vulgaris v2.0, whole genome shotgun sequence genomic DNA:
- the LOC137808355 gene encoding wall-associated receptor kinase-like 14 isoform X1: MFHYNAKFALILTIFVFCSTIAQTNTNCTRSCGQHSLQYPFGFSSGCKLKLNCSNDNIKIKIGEFEVQNITSDSILVSLPVKCNRSMGIVDPLFGVNFAPTFNNSFLLQGCKSKLNGCDIPPSSFVGEHNPVEGCGRKNESEDFICFTQLQRNSSREDVLAQRDLKGSGCSFLFSALAYDKSKGKELLLQLQMLELGWWLKGSCNCSNNASCTKIKLAGREQGYRCQCHEGFVGDGFKDGDGCRSSESHSITLPPQCKASTLRSGGCRKAIKIGVLVGGIIIATTVVVALSLLCYFTRRRSSWLRKQLTVKRLLREAGGDSTVPLYPYKEIERATSFFDEKHRLGTGAFGTVYAGHLHNDECVAIKKIKYRDTNSVDQVINEIKLLSSVSHPNLVRLLGCCIEGGEQILVYEFMPNGTLSQHLQRERGGALPWTVRLTIATETANAIAYLHSAINPPIYHRDIKSSNILLDYSFQSKVADFGLSRLGMSETSHISTAPQGTPGYVDPQYHQNFHLSDKSDVYSFGVVLVEIITAMKVVDFSRPKSEINLAALAVERIRRACLDEIIDPFLEPHRDAWTLYSVHKVSELAFRCLSFHSDMRPTMIEVAEELELLRRSEWENLEETICTASSVGSVCSSPRIRRENSVVGVSFERVPGQGSEILIVPPKTEMFLQSMKEVKDSSPVSVHDAWLSGTSSPSTIAS, encoded by the exons ATGTTTCACTACAACGCTAAGTTCGCTCTGATTCTCACCATCTTCGTTTTCTGTTCAACGATCGCCCAAACCAACACCAACTGCACGCGCAGTTGCGGACAACACTCCCTGCAATACCCTTTTGGCTTCTCTTCTGGCTGCAAACTCAAACTAAACTGCAGCAACGACaacatcaaaatcaaaatcgGCGAGTTTGAGGTTCAGAATATAACCTCTGATAGCATACTCGTGAGTCTTCCGGTGAAGTGCAACCGCAGCATGGGAATCGTAGACCCTCTTTTCGGTGTCAACTTTGCTCCTACGTTCAACAATAGCTTTCTGTTGCAGGGTTGCAAGTCCAAGCTCAATGGCTGCGATATTCCCCCATCGAGTTTCGTTGGCGAGCACAACCCGGTGGAGGGGTGCGGCCGGAAGAACGAAAGTGAAGATTTTATTTGCTTCACGCAGTTGCAGCGTAATAGTTCGCGTGAAGATGTGCTCGCGCAGCGAGATTTGAAGGGAAGTGGGTGTAGCTTCTTGTTTTCTGCTCTTGCTTATGATAAGAGTAAAGGGAAAGAGCTTTTGCTTCAATTACAGATGCTTGAGTTGGGGTGGTGGCTTAAAGGGTCGTGTAATTGTTCAAACAATGCATCCTGCACGAAGATCAAGCTTGCCGGAAGAGAACAAGGTTACCGGTGTCAATGCCATGAAGGTTTCGTCGGCGACGGTTTCAAAGACGGCGATGGTTGCCGGAGTAGTGAGTCTCATTCAATCACAC TTCCTCCTCAATGCAAAGCTTCAACACTAAGGTCTGGCGGATGTAGAAAAGCAATCAAAATCGGTGTCCTTGTTGGAG GGATCATAATTGCGACTACCGTGGTAGTTGCTCTGTCTCTTCTATGTTACTTTACTAGGCGTCGTTCCTCTTGGCTGAGAAAACAATTGACAGTAAAGCGCCTATTACGAGAAGCTGGAGGCGACTCTACTGTTCCTCTATATCCCTACAAAGAAATAGAAAGGGCCACAAGTTTTTTCGATGAAAAACATAGGCTGGGAACTGGGGCTTTTGGCACAGTTTATGCTGGACACCTTCACAATGACGAGTGCGTTGCTATAAAAAAGATTAAGTATAGAGACACCAACAGTGTTGACCAAGTCATAAACGAGATCAAGCTCCTTTCTTCAGTGAGTCACCCAAACTTAGTGCGCCTCCTAGGTTGTTGCATAGAAGGGGGAGAGCAGATACTTGTGTATGAGTTTATGCCCAACGGAACACTATCTCAACATTTGCAAAGAGAGAGGGGCGGAGCACTTCCTTGGACAGTAAGACTCACCATTGCTACTGAAACTGCTAATGCTATAGCATACCTTCATTCTGCAATTAACCCTCCAATATATCACAGAGACATAAAATCCAGCAACATACTCTTGGACTATAGTTTTCAATCAAAAGTGGCAGATTTTGGGCTTTCTAGGCTTGGCATGTCAGAAACATCACATATCTCAACCGCTCCACAGGGGACCCCGGGCTATGTTGATCCCCAATACCACCAGAACTTCCACCTTTCTGATAAGAGTGATGTCTACAGTTTTGGAGTGGTTTTGGTAGAGATAATAACTGCCATGAAAGTAGTTGATTTTTCGCGACCTAAAAGTGAAATCAATTTGGCTGCACTTGCAGTTGAAAGGATTAGGAGGGCTTGTCTAGATGAAATTATTGACCCCTTCCTTGAGCCACATAGGGATGCTTGGACACTCTATTCTGTGCACAAGGTGTCTGAGCTTGCATTTAGATGCCTTTCTTTTCATAGTGACATGAGGCCTACCATGATTGAAGTGGCTGAGGAGCTTGAACTTCTCAGACGCAGTGAGTGGGAAAATTTGGAGGAAACCATATGCACAGCTTCATCGGTTGGGTCCGTGTGTTCATCCCCTCGAATTAGAAGAGAGAATTCAGTGGTTGGTGTTAGTTTTGAGAGAGTTCCAGGGCAAGGGAGTGAGATATTGATTGTTCCACCCAAGACTGAAATGTTTTTGCAATCAATGAAGGAAGTGAAGGACAGCTCTCCTGTATCTGTGCATGATGCTTGGCTAAGTGGAACTAGCTCACCTTCAACAATTGCTAGTTAG
- the LOC137808355 gene encoding wall-associated receptor kinase-like 14 isoform X2: MFHYNAKFALILTIFVFCSTIAQTNTNCTRSCGQHSLQYPFGFSSGCKLKLNCSNDNIKIKIGEFEVQNITSDSILVSLPVKCNRSMGIVDPLFGVNFAPTFNNSFLLQGCKSKLNGCDIPPSSFVGEHNPVEGCGRKNESEDFICFTQLQRNSSREDVLAQRDLKGSGCSFLFSALAYDKSKGKELLLQLQMLELGWWLKGSCNCSNNASCTKIKLAGREQGYRCQCHEGFVGDGFKDGDGCRSIPPQCKASTLRSGGCRKAIKIGVLVGGIIIATTVVVALSLLCYFTRRRSSWLRKQLTVKRLLREAGGDSTVPLYPYKEIERATSFFDEKHRLGTGAFGTVYAGHLHNDECVAIKKIKYRDTNSVDQVINEIKLLSSVSHPNLVRLLGCCIEGGEQILVYEFMPNGTLSQHLQRERGGALPWTVRLTIATETANAIAYLHSAINPPIYHRDIKSSNILLDYSFQSKVADFGLSRLGMSETSHISTAPQGTPGYVDPQYHQNFHLSDKSDVYSFGVVLVEIITAMKVVDFSRPKSEINLAALAVERIRRACLDEIIDPFLEPHRDAWTLYSVHKVSELAFRCLSFHSDMRPTMIEVAEELELLRRSEWENLEETICTASSVGSVCSSPRIRRENSVVGVSFERVPGQGSEILIVPPKTEMFLQSMKEVKDSSPVSVHDAWLSGTSSPSTIAS; encoded by the exons ATGTTTCACTACAACGCTAAGTTCGCTCTGATTCTCACCATCTTCGTTTTCTGTTCAACGATCGCCCAAACCAACACCAACTGCACGCGCAGTTGCGGACAACACTCCCTGCAATACCCTTTTGGCTTCTCTTCTGGCTGCAAACTCAAACTAAACTGCAGCAACGACaacatcaaaatcaaaatcgGCGAGTTTGAGGTTCAGAATATAACCTCTGATAGCATACTCGTGAGTCTTCCGGTGAAGTGCAACCGCAGCATGGGAATCGTAGACCCTCTTTTCGGTGTCAACTTTGCTCCTACGTTCAACAATAGCTTTCTGTTGCAGGGTTGCAAGTCCAAGCTCAATGGCTGCGATATTCCCCCATCGAGTTTCGTTGGCGAGCACAACCCGGTGGAGGGGTGCGGCCGGAAGAACGAAAGTGAAGATTTTATTTGCTTCACGCAGTTGCAGCGTAATAGTTCGCGTGAAGATGTGCTCGCGCAGCGAGATTTGAAGGGAAGTGGGTGTAGCTTCTTGTTTTCTGCTCTTGCTTATGATAAGAGTAAAGGGAAAGAGCTTTTGCTTCAATTACAGATGCTTGAGTTGGGGTGGTGGCTTAAAGGGTCGTGTAATTGTTCAAACAATGCATCCTGCACGAAGATCAAGCTTGCCGGAAGAGAACAAGGTTACCGGTGTCAATGCCATGAAGGTTTCGTCGGCGACGGTTTCAAAGACGGCGATGGTTGCCGGAGTA TTCCTCCTCAATGCAAAGCTTCAACACTAAGGTCTGGCGGATGTAGAAAAGCAATCAAAATCGGTGTCCTTGTTGGAG GGATCATAATTGCGACTACCGTGGTAGTTGCTCTGTCTCTTCTATGTTACTTTACTAGGCGTCGTTCCTCTTGGCTGAGAAAACAATTGACAGTAAAGCGCCTATTACGAGAAGCTGGAGGCGACTCTACTGTTCCTCTATATCCCTACAAAGAAATAGAAAGGGCCACAAGTTTTTTCGATGAAAAACATAGGCTGGGAACTGGGGCTTTTGGCACAGTTTATGCTGGACACCTTCACAATGACGAGTGCGTTGCTATAAAAAAGATTAAGTATAGAGACACCAACAGTGTTGACCAAGTCATAAACGAGATCAAGCTCCTTTCTTCAGTGAGTCACCCAAACTTAGTGCGCCTCCTAGGTTGTTGCATAGAAGGGGGAGAGCAGATACTTGTGTATGAGTTTATGCCCAACGGAACACTATCTCAACATTTGCAAAGAGAGAGGGGCGGAGCACTTCCTTGGACAGTAAGACTCACCATTGCTACTGAAACTGCTAATGCTATAGCATACCTTCATTCTGCAATTAACCCTCCAATATATCACAGAGACATAAAATCCAGCAACATACTCTTGGACTATAGTTTTCAATCAAAAGTGGCAGATTTTGGGCTTTCTAGGCTTGGCATGTCAGAAACATCACATATCTCAACCGCTCCACAGGGGACCCCGGGCTATGTTGATCCCCAATACCACCAGAACTTCCACCTTTCTGATAAGAGTGATGTCTACAGTTTTGGAGTGGTTTTGGTAGAGATAATAACTGCCATGAAAGTAGTTGATTTTTCGCGACCTAAAAGTGAAATCAATTTGGCTGCACTTGCAGTTGAAAGGATTAGGAGGGCTTGTCTAGATGAAATTATTGACCCCTTCCTTGAGCCACATAGGGATGCTTGGACACTCTATTCTGTGCACAAGGTGTCTGAGCTTGCATTTAGATGCCTTTCTTTTCATAGTGACATGAGGCCTACCATGATTGAAGTGGCTGAGGAGCTTGAACTTCTCAGACGCAGTGAGTGGGAAAATTTGGAGGAAACCATATGCACAGCTTCATCGGTTGGGTCCGTGTGTTCATCCCCTCGAATTAGAAGAGAGAATTCAGTGGTTGGTGTTAGTTTTGAGAGAGTTCCAGGGCAAGGGAGTGAGATATTGATTGTTCCACCCAAGACTGAAATGTTTTTGCAATCAATGAAGGAAGTGAAGGACAGCTCTCCTGTATCTGTGCATGATGCTTGGCTAAGTGGAACTAGCTCACCTTCAACAATTGCTAGTTAG
- the LOC137808357 gene encoding BTB/POZ domain-containing protein At5g66560, which translates to MSSAEKPSSKGQAWFCTTGLPSDIVVEVDDMTFHLHKFPLMSKSRKLHHLITQQEAAAHSSAPQQQQQETEDEDEIVEEQCNVTFTGFPGGSEAFEMAAKFCYGVKIDLSPSNVAALRCAGEFLEMTEEYSEDNLVSKTERFLSQHVLKSLKDSVKTLKSCDSLMPMAETLGITQRCVDSVVSRASSADPALFGWPVSDATTASKQVLWNGIDGAGRRKAGAGTGDSWFEDLALLRLPLFKRLILAMKTAELSPEIIETCVMYYAKKYIPGVSRSNRKPLPLPSSSSSSVATEAEQKELLETLVSNLPFQKSSKAATATRFFFGLLRTANILTASEACRDALEKKIGLQLEEATLDDLLVPSYSYLNETLYDVECVERILSYFLESLDARNAASNEDAAARSPALMLVGKLIDGYLSEIASDANLKPEKFYNFAISVPDEARLFHDGLYRAVDVYLKAHPWISEEERENICGLLDCQKLTLEACTHAAQNERLPLRAVVQVLFFEQLQLRHAIAGTLMAAEAAVEPGRQSAVLEREAEEGEEGLEHVQERNGTWRVAVRENQVLRLDMDSMRTRVHQLERECSSMKRVIAKFDKSGGSDGGGGGWRASLGRKFGCKFKTQVCDSHESTAVDTRKGRHHQQPQQQHPHHE; encoded by the exons ATGTCATCAGCGGAAAAACCCAGCTCCAAAGGGCAAGCGTG GTTCTGCACAACGGGATTACCGAGTGACATTGTGGTGGAAGTTGATGACATGACATTCCATCTCCACAAG TTTCCTCTGATGTCCAAAAGCCGAAAGCTCCACCACCTCATAACGCAGCAAGAAGCAGCGGCTCATTCCTCTGCCCCACAGCAGCAGCAACAAGAAACCGAAGACGAAGACGAAATCGTTGAAGAGCAGTGCAACGTGACGTTCACAGGCTTCCCCGGCGGCTCTGAGGCCTTCGAGATGGCCGCCAAATTCTGTTACGGCGTCAAGATCGACCTATCCCCGTCCAATGTGGCCGCGCTCCGGTGCGCCGGTGAGTTTCTCGAAATGACCGAAGAGTACTCCGAAGACAACCTCGTTTCCAAGACGGAAAGGTTCCTCTCGCAGCACGTGCTCAAGAGCCTCAAGGACTCTGTGAAAACCCTAAAATCTTGTGACTCCTTGATGCCTATGGCGGAAACGCTCGGAATCACGCAGAGGTGCGTTGATTCTGTGGTTTCCAGAGCTTCATCGGCGGATCCTGCATTGTTTGGATGGCCAGTGAGTGATGCCACTACTGCTTCCAAACAGGTCCTCTGGAACGGAATTGacggtgcaggaagaagaaaggCCGGCGCCGGTACCGGCGATTCTTGGTTTGAAGATCTGGCGCTTTTGCGTTTGCCTCTGTTCAAGAGATTGATTCTTGCGATGAAAACTGCGGAGCTGAGTCCTGAGATTATTGAAACTTGCGTGATGTATTATGCTAAGAAGTACATTCCTGGTGTTTCAAGATCGAATCGGAAGCCGTTGCCGTTGCCTTCATCGTCGTCGTCATCCGTTGCGACCGAGGCGGAGCAGAAGGAGCTTCTGGAGACACTAGTTTCGAATCTTCCGTTTCAGAAGAGTTCGAAGGCCGCAACGGCGACGAGGTTCTTTTTCGGATTGTTACGAACGGCGAATATACTGACCGCTTCCGAAGCATGCAGAGACGCGTTGGAGAAGAAGATAGGATTGCAGCTCGAAGAAGCCACACTCGACGACCTTCTCGTGCCGAGTTACTCGTACCTGAACGAAACGTTATACGACGTCGAGTGCGTGGAGAGGATTTTGAGTTATTTTCTGGAAAGTTTAGATGCAAGAAACGCCGCATCGAACGAAGACGCCGCGGCGAGGTCGCCGGCTTTGATGCTCGTTGGAAAACTCATCGATGGATACCTCTCGGAGATAGCTTCCGACGCGAATCTCAAGCCGGAGAAGTTCTACAATTTCGCCATCTCGGTTCCCGACGAGGCAAGACTCTTCCACGACGGTCTCTATCGAGCAGTCGATGTGTATCTGAAG GCACATCCGTGGATCTCCGAAGAGGAGAGAGAGAACATTTGCGGATTGCTGGACTGTCAGAAGTTGACGCTGGAGGCGTGCACGCACGCGGCGCAAAACGAGAGGCTTCCGCTGCGCGCGGTTGTTCAGGTGCTGTTCTTCGAGCAGCTTCAGCTGCGACACGCCATTGCCGGAACGCTGATGGCTGCGGAGGCTGCTGTCGAGCCGGGGCGCCAATCGGCGGTTCTGGAACGGGAAGCTGAGGAAGGCGAAGAAGGGTTAGAGCACGTGCAGGAACGGAACGGCACGTGGCGCGTAGCGGTGAGGGAGAATCAGGTGCTGCGCTTGGACATGGATAGCATGAGGACGCGGGTTCATCAACTGGAACGCGAGTGTTCCTCGATGAAGAGAGTCATCGCTAAGTTTGATAAGTCCGGCGGAAGCGACGGCGGTGGCGGCGGTTGGAGGGCGTCGCTAGGGCGGAAATTTGGTTGCAAGTTTAAAACTCAGGTTTGTGATTCGCACGAGTCAACGGCCGTTGATACCCGCAAGGGGCGCCACCACCAGCAGCCCCAGCAGCAGCATCCCCATCATGAATAG